A part of Curtobacterium sp. MCLR17_036 genomic DNA contains:
- a CDS encoding L-ribulose-5-phosphate 4-epimerase — protein MTDTDTTDATTRRAVAEARERVARLHGELVRYGLVIWTGGNVSERVPGTDLFVIKPSGVSSDDLTPENQVVCTLDGVPAEGWGNEHGPSSDTAAHAHVYRNMPEVGGVVHTHSTYATAWAARAEEIPCVITAMADEFGGPIPVGPFAIIGDDSIGRGIVDTLSGHRSRAVLMQNHGVFTIGRDAKDAVKAAVMCEDVARTVHIAKQGGEVVPIDQENIDRLFDRYQNVYGQNPEGALR, from the coding sequence ATGACCGACACCGACACGACCGATGCGACCACCCGACGGGCCGTCGCCGAGGCCCGCGAACGCGTCGCCCGCCTGCACGGCGAGCTCGTGCGCTACGGCCTGGTGATCTGGACCGGCGGCAACGTGTCCGAACGCGTGCCCGGCACCGACCTGTTCGTCATCAAGCCGAGCGGGGTGTCGAGCGACGACCTCACGCCGGAGAACCAGGTCGTCTGCACCCTCGACGGGGTGCCGGCCGAGGGCTGGGGCAACGAGCACGGACCGTCCAGCGACACCGCCGCGCACGCCCACGTGTACCGGAACATGCCCGAGGTCGGCGGTGTCGTGCACACCCACTCGACGTACGCGACGGCCTGGGCCGCCCGCGCCGAGGAGATCCCGTGCGTCATCACCGCGATGGCGGACGAGTTCGGCGGCCCGATCCCGGTCGGCCCGTTCGCGATCATCGGCGACGACTCGATCGGCCGCGGCATCGTCGACACGCTGAGCGGGCACCGCAGCCGCGCGGTGCTCATGCAGAACCACGGCGTTTTTACGATCGGTCGCGACGCGAAGGACGCCGTGAAGGCCGCCGTGATGTGCGAGGACGTCGCGCGGACGGTCCACATCGCCAAGCAGGGCGGCGAGGTCGTGCCCATCGACCAGGAGAACATCGATCGACTCTTCGATCGCTACCAGAACGTCTACGGACAGAACCCCGAAGGAGCGCTGCGATGA
- a CDS encoding FGGY-family carbohydrate kinase, whose protein sequence is MGDDRRHQVEHGRTTLGIELGSTRIKACLVDEDLVPIAAGSHEWENAFVDGRWTYSLEAVETGLRAAYAALVADVEAQYGVRPTTFRAVGVSAMMHGYLAFDGDGELLVPFRTWRNTSTGPAAERLSEALSFNVPLRWSIAHLYQAVLDDEPHVPSIAGVTTLAGYVHRRLTGRNVLGVGDASGVFPIEGGPVDSGPGEPGARDWDAAMLATTQELLGDRVPDLRALLPEVLVAGEDAGALTPEGAAWLDPTGTLRAGVPLCPPEGDAGTGMVATNAVAPRTGNVSVGTSIFAMVVLEQPLSTPHEELDVVTTPSGDAVAMVHCNNGASEIAAWARVFGRFAEAAGERSGTTAPDLDTVYATLLAEAEHADPDAGGLLSFNYLAGEPVTHVEDGRPLLLRTPGARFTLGNLVRSEVHGAFATLAIGMEVLHGEHVRVDRMTAHGGLFRTPGTPQRLLAAALRVPVALEETAGEGGAWGIAVLAAYLEHTDQQLADYLSDTVFGGDAVHVAEPDPTDVNGFQTYLGRYRAALPVQDVAAAATRTSATTRPAEQTDGADPRLPAEQEVTR, encoded by the coding sequence ATGGGCGACGACCGTCGACACCAGGTCGAGCACGGCCGGACGACGTTGGGAATCGAGCTCGGCTCCACCCGCATCAAGGCGTGCCTCGTCGACGAGGACCTCGTGCCGATCGCCGCCGGGTCCCACGAGTGGGAGAACGCGTTCGTCGACGGCCGCTGGACGTACTCGCTGGAGGCCGTCGAGACCGGCCTCCGCGCCGCGTACGCCGCCCTCGTCGCGGACGTCGAGGCGCAGTACGGCGTCCGCCCGACCACCTTCCGTGCCGTCGGGGTGAGCGCGATGATGCACGGCTACCTGGCGTTCGACGGCGACGGCGAGCTGCTCGTGCCGTTCCGCACCTGGCGCAACACCTCGACCGGCCCGGCCGCCGAGCGGCTGAGCGAGGCGCTGTCCTTCAACGTCCCGCTCCGGTGGTCGATCGCGCACCTGTACCAGGCGGTCCTCGACGACGAGCCGCACGTGCCGTCGATCGCCGGCGTCACGACGCTCGCCGGCTACGTGCACCGCCGTCTGACCGGGCGGAACGTGCTCGGGGTCGGCGACGCGTCCGGCGTGTTCCCGATCGAGGGCGGCCCCGTCGACAGCGGCCCGGGGGAGCCCGGAGCCCGCGACTGGGACGCCGCGATGCTCGCCACGACGCAGGAGCTGCTCGGCGACCGGGTGCCCGACCTGCGCGCGCTGCTGCCCGAGGTCCTCGTCGCCGGCGAGGACGCGGGCGCGCTCACGCCCGAGGGTGCCGCCTGGCTCGACCCGACCGGGACGCTCCGGGCCGGCGTGCCGCTCTGCCCGCCGGAGGGCGACGCCGGTACCGGCATGGTCGCCACGAACGCCGTCGCGCCCCGGACCGGCAACGTCAGCGTCGGCACGAGCATCTTCGCGATGGTCGTGCTCGAACAGCCGCTCAGCACGCCGCACGAGGAGCTCGACGTCGTCACGACGCCGTCGGGCGACGCCGTCGCGATGGTGCACTGCAACAACGGTGCGAGCGAGATCGCGGCATGGGCGCGGGTCTTCGGTCGCTTCGCCGAGGCCGCGGGCGAGCGGTCCGGCACCACGGCGCCGGACCTCGACACCGTCTACGCCACCCTGCTGGCCGAGGCGGAGCACGCCGACCCGGACGCCGGTGGCCTGCTGTCGTTCAACTACCTGGCCGGCGAACCCGTCACGCACGTCGAGGACGGCCGCCCCCTGCTGCTGCGCACCCCCGGCGCCCGGTTCACCCTCGGCAACCTCGTGCGCTCCGAGGTGCACGGCGCCTTCGCGACGCTGGCGATCGGGATGGAAGTGCTGCACGGCGAGCACGTCCGGGTCGACCGGATGACCGCGCACGGCGGGCTGTTCCGCACGCCGGGCACCCCGCAGCGGTTGCTCGCCGCGGCACTCCGCGTGCCGGTCGCCCTCGAGGAGACCGCCGGCGAGGGCGGCGCGTGGGGCATCGCCGTCCTCGCCGCCTACCTCGAGCACACCGACCAGCAGCTCGCCGACTACCTGTCGGACACCGTCTTCGGCGGTGACGCCGTGCACGTCGCCGAGCCGGACCCCACCGACGTCAACGGCTTCCAGACCTACCTGGGCCGCTACCGGGCCGCGCTGCCCGTGCAGGACGTCGCAGCGGCGGCGACCCGCACCAGCGCGACCACGCGCCCGGCCGAGCAGACCGACGGCGCCGACCCGCGCCTCCCGGCAGAGCAGGAAGTGACCCGATGA
- a CDS encoding LacI family DNA-binding transcriptional regulator encodes MTVERPVRPVRITDVAALAGVSIGTASKALNGTGQLRESTRQRVRDAADALGFLGDARARALSSGRTYTVGMITTDSFGRFSIPVLLGAEDALSAGQMAVLLCDTRDDHVREAHYLRSLAARGVDGIIVTGRSADARPPIDVPIPVVYAFTPSTDAADVSVTLDDAAGSSAVASHVLSLGRSRVAVVTGPLRARSAVRRVEGASVALGSHLVTEPLFGEWSERWGRQAVDVLARQSPDVDAIVCGSDQIARGVCDRLRELGRSVPGDVAVTGFDDWDVMALASRPPLTTVDLRLEELGRVAGQALLALIDGGTASPASVTPSLVIRESTVVA; translated from the coding sequence GTGACCGTGGAGCGCCCCGTGCGGCCCGTCCGGATCACCGACGTCGCGGCGCTCGCCGGGGTCTCGATCGGCACCGCGTCCAAGGCCCTGAACGGCACCGGGCAGCTGCGGGAGTCCACCCGGCAGCGGGTGCGGGACGCGGCAGACGCGCTCGGCTTCCTCGGGGACGCCCGGGCCCGTGCGCTGTCCTCCGGCCGGACCTACACGGTCGGCATGATCACCACGGACTCGTTCGGCCGGTTCTCGATCCCGGTGCTGCTCGGTGCCGAGGACGCCCTGTCCGCCGGGCAGATGGCCGTGCTGCTCTGCGACACCCGCGACGACCACGTGCGCGAGGCCCACTACCTGCGCTCCCTGGCGGCCCGCGGTGTCGACGGCATCATCGTGACCGGCCGCTCCGCCGACGCCCGACCGCCCATCGACGTGCCGATCCCCGTCGTCTACGCGTTCACGCCGTCGACCGACGCCGCCGACGTGTCGGTCACGCTCGACGACGCGGCCGGCTCGTCGGCGGTGGCGTCGCACGTGCTGTCGCTCGGGCGCTCGCGGGTCGCCGTCGTCACCGGGCCGCTGCGCGCGCGGTCCGCGGTCCGCCGGGTCGAGGGTGCGTCGGTGGCGCTCGGGTCGCACCTGGTCACCGAGCCGCTGTTCGGCGAGTGGTCGGAGCGGTGGGGGCGACAGGCCGTGGACGTGCTCGCACGGCAGTCGCCCGACGTCGACGCGATCGTGTGCGGCAGCGACCAGATCGCGCGGGGCGTGTGCGATCGGCTCCGGGAGCTCGGGCGGTCCGTGCCGGGCGACGTCGCGGTCACCGGCTTCGACGACTGGGACGTGATGGCCCTGGCGTCGCGCCCACCGCTGACCACCGTGGACCTGCGGCTCGAGGAGCTCGGTCGCGTCGCCGGCCAGGCCCTGCTCGCCCTGATCGACGGCGGGACGGCCTCGCCGGCGTCCGTGACCCCGTCCCTCGTCATCCGCGAGAGCACCGTCGTCGCGTAG
- a CDS encoding beta-L-arabinofuranosidase domain-containing protein, with translation MTTTLATDRRARTATPVLPTADARVVLRPLPAGDARITGGFWALRQERNGRDAVRSGHRQLEAAGNFRNLRIAAGLEQGEAVGPVFMDSDVTKWLEAVAWEYGRAPADDLLELQREVTSLYAQAQAEDGYVDSVQQVRSGGERYTDLKWSHELYCAGHLYQAAVAQHRATGDTALLEVAIKNADHLVRTFGDGAAPDGTPKTRDVDGHPVVEMGLVELYRETGTRDYLDLAHWFVDARGHGIIERAGGEPTYFSDRVPVRQATTVEGHAVRAVYLAAGAVDVAVETGDTELLAASERQFADMTATKAFITGGLGARWDWEAFGDPYELPTDRGYAETCAAIGGVQWAWRLLLATGKPVYADAIERLLYNAFLAGVSLAGTEYFYVNPLQQRDHAHRDENRSPAHGRRGWFDCACCPPNIMRTFASLDGSLATVTDGGLQVHQYATADLGPVRVETGYPHDGRVRVTVTEDGPLALGLRIPAWSDTTTVTGPDGRDHPAAGTLHVVERTWTAGDTVELVFDTTPHRWVADARIDAARGQVAIERGPLVYAVEQADQQGFTVDDLTVDADAPITEEHRDDLLDGVVTLRVPGSAPAAHEQSAWPYRRLDRPGGAAHPTDTTGVDDVAGSDAGATAVTAVAVPYYAWANRGALPMRVWLPLAR, from the coding sequence ATGACCACCACGCTCGCGACCGACCGCCGTGCGCGCACCGCGACCCCGGTCCTGCCGACCGCCGACGCACGGGTCGTGCTCCGCCCGCTGCCCGCCGGCGACGCCCGGATCACCGGCGGCTTCTGGGCGCTCCGCCAGGAGCGCAACGGCCGCGACGCGGTGCGGAGCGGTCACCGACAGCTCGAGGCGGCCGGCAACTTCCGCAACCTGCGCATCGCCGCGGGGCTCGAGCAGGGCGAGGCCGTCGGCCCGGTGTTCATGGACTCCGACGTGACGAAGTGGCTCGAGGCCGTCGCGTGGGAGTACGGCCGCGCTCCCGCCGACGACCTGCTCGAACTGCAGCGCGAGGTCACCTCGCTGTACGCGCAGGCGCAGGCCGAGGACGGCTACGTCGACTCCGTGCAGCAGGTGCGGAGCGGCGGCGAGCGGTACACCGACCTCAAGTGGAGCCACGAGCTGTACTGCGCCGGTCACCTGTACCAGGCGGCCGTGGCCCAGCACCGCGCGACGGGCGACACCGCGTTGCTCGAGGTCGCGATCAAGAACGCCGACCACCTGGTGCGCACGTTCGGCGACGGCGCCGCACCGGACGGCACGCCGAAGACCCGCGACGTCGACGGGCACCCCGTCGTCGAGATGGGCCTGGTCGAGCTGTACCGCGAGACCGGCACCCGCGACTACCTCGACCTGGCGCACTGGTTCGTCGACGCCCGCGGGCACGGCATCATCGAGCGCGCCGGCGGCGAGCCGACGTACTTCTCGGACCGGGTGCCGGTGCGGCAGGCCACGACCGTCGAGGGCCACGCGGTCCGTGCCGTGTACCTGGCGGCGGGCGCGGTCGACGTCGCGGTGGAGACCGGTGACACCGAGCTCCTCGCCGCGAGCGAGCGCCAGTTCGCCGACATGACCGCGACGAAGGCGTTCATCACCGGCGGCCTCGGGGCGCGCTGGGACTGGGAGGCGTTCGGCGACCCGTACGAGCTGCCGACGGACCGCGGCTACGCGGAGACCTGCGCCGCGATCGGCGGGGTCCAGTGGGCCTGGCGGCTGCTGCTCGCCACCGGCAAGCCCGTGTACGCCGACGCGATCGAGCGCCTGCTGTACAACGCGTTCCTCGCCGGGGTGAGCCTGGCCGGCACCGAGTACTTCTACGTCAACCCGCTGCAGCAGCGGGACCACGCGCACCGGGACGAGAACCGCTCCCCCGCGCACGGGCGCCGCGGCTGGTTCGACTGCGCCTGCTGCCCGCCGAACATCATGCGCACCTTCGCGAGCCTCGACGGCTCGCTGGCGACCGTGACCGACGGTGGCCTGCAGGTCCACCAGTACGCCACCGCCGACCTCGGTCCGGTGCGCGTCGAGACCGGCTACCCGCACGACGGCCGCGTCCGCGTGACGGTCACCGAGGACGGCCCGCTCGCCCTGGGCCTGCGGATCCCCGCCTGGTCCGACACCACGACCGTGACGGGTCCGGACGGCCGGGACCACCCCGCCGCGGGCACGCTGCACGTGGTCGAGCGCACGTGGACAGCGGGCGACACCGTCGAGCTCGTCTTCGACACGACCCCGCACCGCTGGGTCGCCGACGCCCGCATCGACGCCGCCCGTGGGCAGGTCGCGATCGAGCGCGGCCCGCTCGTCTACGCCGTCGAGCAGGCGGACCAGCAGGGCTTCACCGTCGACGACCTGACGGTCGACGCGGACGCGCCGATCACCGAGGAGCACCGCGACGACCTGCTCGACGGCGTCGTCACGCTGCGCGTGCCGGGGTCCGCCCCGGCCGCACACGAGCAGTCCGCGTGGCCGTACCGACGGCTGGACCGACCAGGAGGCGCGGCGCACCCCACCGACACGACCGGCGTCGACGACGTGGCCGGCTCGGATGCCGGTGCGACGGCGGTGACGGCGGTCGCCGTGCCGTACTACGCCTGGGCCAACCGCGGCGCGCTGCCGATGCGGGTCTGGCTGCCGCTCGCGCGGTAG
- a CDS encoding substrate-binding domain-containing protein produces MTTTPARGGKARKAPTIFDVAERAGVSHQTVSRVINGDPTVREQFRSRVTDAVSALGYRPRAAARALAGGRSRALGIITAGDALYGPSSTSIGFERAARSAGYHVLLSTLPEDPRPVDLSGALTTLLAQDVAAIVLVAADNRVLDALASLTVPVTVPVVVANAVQRDAARAPSAPSVAAVAIDQAAGTALVMQHLFDRGHRRIVHIAGPHVSQESEVRRASYLRIMADAGLEPVVLEGDWTPASGFEAARHIDVHTVDAVFAGNDQMALGVLHAFADEGLRVPDDIAVVGFDDIPEAAHFTPPLTTVRQDFRAMGERVLESVRSLIEGEPRDETLLAPELVVRRSA; encoded by the coding sequence GTGACGACGACTCCGGCCCGTGGGGGCAAGGCCCGCAAGGCGCCGACGATCTTCGACGTGGCCGAACGCGCCGGCGTCTCGCACCAGACGGTGTCCCGGGTGATCAACGGCGACCCCACCGTGCGGGAGCAGTTCCGGTCGCGGGTCACCGACGCCGTGAGTGCGCTCGGCTACCGTCCCCGCGCCGCGGCCCGGGCGCTCGCCGGGGGCCGCAGCCGCGCGCTCGGCATCATCACCGCGGGCGACGCCCTGTACGGGCCGTCGAGCACCTCGATCGGTTTCGAGCGGGCGGCCCGGTCCGCCGGGTACCACGTGCTGCTCTCGACCCTGCCCGAGGACCCGCGCCCCGTCGACCTGTCCGGCGCGCTCACGACGCTGCTCGCGCAGGACGTCGCCGCGATCGTCCTCGTCGCCGCGGACAACCGCGTGCTCGACGCACTCGCCTCGCTCACCGTGCCGGTCACCGTTCCCGTCGTCGTCGCGAACGCCGTGCAGCGCGACGCCGCCCGTGCGCCGTCGGCACCGAGCGTCGCCGCGGTCGCCATCGACCAGGCGGCGGGCACCGCGCTCGTCATGCAGCACCTGTTCGACCGCGGCCACCGACGCATCGTGCACATCGCCGGACCGCACGTGTCCCAGGAGTCCGAGGTGCGCCGCGCGTCCTACCTGCGGATCATGGCGGACGCCGGTCTCGAGCCGGTCGTGCTCGAGGGGGACTGGACCCCCGCCAGCGGCTTCGAGGCCGCGCGGCACATCGACGTCCACACCGTCGACGCGGTGTTCGCCGGCAACGACCAGATGGCGCTCGGCGTGCTGCACGCCTTCGCCGACGAGGGCCTGCGCGTGCCCGACGACATCGCCGTCGTCGGGTTCGACGACATCCCCGAGGCGGCCCACTTCACGCCGCCGCTCACCACCGTGCGGCAGGACTTCCGGGCGATGGGCGAGCGGGTGCTCGAGAGCGTCCGGTCACTGATCGAGGGCGAGCCGCGCGACGAGACGCTGCTCGCGCCCGAGCTCGTGGTGCGCCGGAGCGCCTGA
- the chvE gene encoding multiple monosaccharide ABC transporter substrate-binding protein, giving the protein MKKRRIVAGIAALGIAFSLAACSAGGRAATGDGGDSGDANKGALVGVAMPTKVSERWIKDGDAVKSDLEKAGYKVDLEYADNKIPQQVQQVSNMITKGAKVLIVASIDGGSLSDQLDAAAKAGIKVISYDRLLTGNKNVDYYVSFDNEKVGVDQANSLLTGLGLLDEQGEKTDEKGPFNIEVFAGSPDDNNATFFFNGAMKTLKPYIEDGTITIGSGQDGFTQAATQQWDPATAKARMQNLVAKSYSGGTKLDGVLSPYDGMSIGIISALQGAGYGTSSRPLPTITGQDAEAASVKSIIKGQQYSTIYKDTRQLAEKSASMAEDLLAGKKPEVNDTKTYDNKVKVVPTFLFQPTVVTKDNYQKVLVDSGYYTDADLK; this is encoded by the coding sequence ATGAAGAAGCGCAGGATCGTCGCGGGGATCGCGGCCCTCGGCATCGCGTTCTCCCTGGCAGCATGCTCGGCCGGCGGCCGAGCAGCGACCGGAGACGGCGGTGACAGCGGCGACGCCAACAAGGGCGCCCTCGTCGGCGTCGCGATGCCGACCAAGGTCTCCGAACGCTGGATCAAGGACGGCGACGCCGTCAAGAGCGACCTCGAGAAGGCCGGCTACAAGGTCGACCTCGAGTACGCGGACAACAAGATCCCGCAGCAGGTGCAGCAGGTCAGCAACATGATCACGAAGGGCGCGAAGGTGCTCATCGTCGCGTCGATCGACGGCGGTTCGCTGTCCGACCAGCTCGACGCCGCCGCCAAGGCCGGCATCAAGGTCATCTCGTACGACCGTCTGCTCACCGGCAACAAGAACGTCGACTACTACGTGTCGTTCGACAACGAGAAGGTCGGCGTCGACCAGGCGAACAGCCTGCTCACCGGCCTCGGCCTGCTCGACGAGCAGGGCGAGAAGACCGACGAGAAGGGTCCGTTCAACATCGAGGTGTTCGCCGGCTCGCCCGACGACAACAACGCCACGTTCTTCTTCAACGGCGCGATGAAGACCCTCAAGCCGTACATCGAGGACGGCACGATCACGATCGGCTCCGGCCAGGACGGCTTCACCCAGGCCGCCACGCAGCAGTGGGACCCGGCGACCGCCAAGGCCCGCATGCAGAACCTCGTCGCGAAGTCGTACTCGGGCGGCACGAAGCTCGACGGCGTGCTCTCGCCGTACGACGGCATGTCGATCGGCATCATCTCCGCGCTGCAGGGCGCGGGCTACGGCACCAGCAGCCGTCCGCTCCCGACCATCACGGGCCAGGACGCCGAGGCCGCCAGCGTGAAGTCGATCATCAAGGGTCAGCAGTACTCGACGATCTACAAGGACACCCGCCAGCTCGCCGAGAAGTCGGCGTCGATGGCCGAGGACCTGCTCGCCGGCAAGAAGCCGGAGGTGAACGACACGAAGACGTACGACAACAAGGTCAAGGTCGTCCCCACCTTCCTCTTCCAGCCGACGGTCGTCACGAAGGACAACTACCAGAAGGTCCTCGTCGACTCGGGTTACTACACCGACGCCGACCTCAAGTAG
- the mmsA gene encoding multiple monosaccharide ABC transporter ATP-binding protein, whose amino-acid sequence MTDTILEMRDITKTFPGVKALQGVSIEVERGQVHAICGENGAGKSTLMKVLSGVYPAGSFDGEILLDGEPVRFSDINDSEAAGVVIIHQELALSPFLSIAENIFLGNERSTGGFIDWNKTNLAAAELLQRVGLKDNPVTKIVDIGVGKQQLVEIAKALSKDVKLLILDEPTAALNDDDSAHLLELIRSLQAEGMTAIIISHKLNEIKAIADKVTIIRDGKTIETLDMHADDVSEDRIIRGMVGRDLSNRYPEREHPVIGEELLRIEDWTVHHPLDGSREIIHQANLTVRAGEVVGIAGLMGAGRTELAMSVFGQSYGTGISGTVYKRGVPIKTHTVTQAIDNGIAYVTEDRKRYGLNLIDDIKRNISGSALGKLAEWGFVNASRETTVAGEFLKSLNIKAPNVDVLTGKLSGGNQQKVVLSKWMYADPDVLILDEPTRGIDVGAKYEIYTIINQLADQGKAVIVISSELPELLGICDRIYTLSEGTITADVPRSEATPEVLMQYMTQERETPVNERA is encoded by the coding sequence GTGACGGACACCATCCTCGAGATGCGTGACATCACCAAGACGTTCCCCGGCGTCAAGGCGCTCCAGGGGGTCTCCATCGAGGTCGAGCGTGGCCAGGTCCACGCGATCTGCGGGGAGAACGGCGCCGGCAAGTCGACGCTCATGAAGGTGCTGTCGGGTGTCTACCCGGCCGGCTCCTTCGACGGCGAGATCCTGCTCGACGGCGAACCCGTCCGGTTCTCGGACATCAACGACTCCGAGGCGGCCGGCGTCGTCATCATCCACCAGGAGCTCGCGCTCAGCCCGTTCCTGTCGATCGCCGAGAACATCTTCCTCGGCAACGAGCGGTCGACCGGCGGCTTCATCGACTGGAACAAGACGAACCTGGCCGCCGCCGAGCTCCTGCAGCGCGTCGGGCTCAAGGACAACCCGGTCACGAAGATCGTGGACATCGGCGTCGGCAAGCAGCAGCTCGTCGAGATCGCCAAGGCGCTCTCGAAGGACGTGAAGCTCCTCATCCTCGACGAGCCGACCGCCGCCCTGAACGACGACGACTCCGCGCACCTGCTCGAGCTCATCCGCTCGCTGCAGGCCGAGGGCATGACGGCGATCATCATCAGCCACAAGCTCAACGAGATCAAGGCGATCGCGGACAAGGTCACGATCATCCGCGACGGCAAGACCATCGAGACGCTCGACATGCACGCCGACGACGTCTCCGAGGACCGCATCATCCGCGGCATGGTCGGCCGCGACCTGTCGAACCGGTACCCCGAGCGCGAGCACCCCGTCATCGGCGAGGAGCTGCTGCGGATCGAGGACTGGACCGTCCACCACCCGCTCGACGGCTCGCGCGAGATCATCCACCAGGCGAACCTGACGGTCCGTGCCGGTGAGGTCGTCGGCATCGCGGGGCTGATGGGCGCCGGGCGCACCGAGCTCGCGATGAGCGTGTTCGGGCAGTCGTACGGCACCGGGATCAGCGGCACCGTCTACAAGCGGGGCGTCCCGATCAAGACGCACACCGTGACCCAGGCGATCGACAACGGCATCGCCTACGTCACCGAGGACCGCAAGCGCTACGGCCTCAACCTGATCGACGACATCAAGCGGAACATCTCCGGGTCGGCGCTCGGCAAGCTCGCCGAGTGGGGGTTCGTGAACGCGTCCCGCGAGACGACCGTCGCCGGGGAGTTCCTCAAGAGCCTCAACATCAAGGCGCCGAACGTCGACGTCCTCACCGGCAAGCTCTCCGGCGGCAACCAGCAGAAGGTCGTCCTGTCGAAGTGGATGTACGCCGACCCCGACGTGCTCATCCTCGACGAGCCGACCCGCGGCATCGACGTCGGTGCGAAGTACGAGATCTACACGATCATCAACCAGCTCGCCGACCAGGGGAAGGCGGTCATCGTGATCTCCTCCGAACTCCCCGAACTGCTCGGCATCTGCGACCGCATCTACACGCTCTCCGAGGGCACCATCACCGCTGATGTGCCCCGCTCCGAGGCCACACCCGAGGTCCTCATGCAGTACATGACCCAGGAACGGGAGACCCCTGTCAATGAACGCGCTTAA
- the mmsB gene encoding multiple monosaccharide ABC transporter permease: MNALKSAAGYLTGQLRQIGLFIALIVIVIFFQVTTEGITLAPINVTNLVVQNSYILILAIGMVMVIIAGHIDLSVGSVVAFTGAMAGVMITQWGLPWPVAVVLCLVLGALVGAWQGFWIAYFGIPAFIVTLAGMLAFRGAAQIALQNQQISPFPDGFRSLGSGFLPSFGTSGYEPLTMILGIAAAAIMVGVAFRGRATRRKYQLEAEPFLWFIIKLAFGVALVIYVALLLASYNGTPIVLVILGLLVVVYSVIMRSAVFGRHIYAIGGNALAAQLSGVKTKRVTFLLFVNMGVISALAGVVFTGQLNLASPSAGNGFELDAIAAVFIGGAAVTGGIGTVPGAIIGGLIIGILNNGMSILGVGTEFQSLIKGLVLLAAVAFDVFNKRRAASARK, from the coding sequence ATGAACGCGCTTAAGTCCGCCGCCGGCTACCTCACCGGGCAGCTCCGACAGATCGGCCTGTTCATCGCGCTGATCGTCATCGTCATCTTCTTCCAGGTGACGACGGAGGGCATCACGCTGGCACCGATCAACGTCACGAACCTGGTCGTCCAGAACAGCTACATCCTCATCCTCGCCATCGGCATGGTGATGGTCATCATCGCCGGCCACATCGACCTGTCCGTCGGCTCGGTCGTCGCCTTCACCGGTGCCATGGCGGGCGTCATGATCACGCAGTGGGGTCTGCCCTGGCCCGTCGCCGTGGTCCTCTGCCTGGTCCTCGGTGCCCTCGTCGGCGCGTGGCAGGGCTTCTGGATCGCGTACTTCGGGATCCCGGCCTTCATCGTGACCCTGGCGGGCATGCTGGCCTTCCGCGGTGCGGCGCAGATCGCCCTGCAGAACCAGCAGATCTCGCCGTTCCCGGACGGGTTCCGCTCGCTCGGCTCGGGCTTCCTGCCCTCGTTCGGCACGTCCGGGTACGAGCCGCTCACGATGATCCTCGGCATCGCCGCGGCGGCGATCATGGTCGGGGTGGCGTTCCGCGGCCGTGCGACCCGGCGCAAGTACCAGCTCGAGGCCGAGCCGTTCCTGTGGTTCATCATCAAGCTCGCGTTCGGCGTCGCCCTCGTCATCTACGTCGCGCTGCTGCTCGCCAGTTACAACGGCACGCCGATCGTGCTCGTCATCCTCGGCCTGCTCGTCGTCGTGTACTCGGTGATCATGCGGAGCGCGGTCTTCGGCCGCCACATCTACGCGATCGGCGGCAACGCGCTCGCCGCGCAGCTGTCCGGCGTCAAGACGAAGCGCGTCACGTTCCTGCTCTTCGTGAACATGGGCGTCATCTCGGCCCTGGCCGGCGTGGTCTTCACCGGCCAGCTCAACCTGGCCTCGCCGAGCGCGGGCAACGGGTTCGAGCTCGACGCCATCGCCGCGGTGTTCATCGGTGGCGCGGCCGTCACGGGCGGCATCGGCACCGTGCCGGGCGCGATCATCGGTGGCCTCATCATCGGCATCCTGAACAACGGCATGTCGATCCTCGGCGTCGGCACTGAGTTCCAGTCCCTCATCAAGGGCCTGGTGCTG